Genomic segment of Apium graveolens cultivar Ventura chromosome 7, ASM990537v1, whole genome shotgun sequence:
acatctGTATAGTTAATGAGCAGTAACTATCAAAAGAGATGAGAAATTGTTACCCTCCACAATTTACACCTTTTAAGCATATTTAAAACAAGATGGAATTCTTTTAAAGTAGCAAAAAATTTAACAAACTGCGTAAACCTTTTCAGTATAATCATAAATCAAATATACCAGGATGCATTTGGATCATCAGATCCCTTGCACAAGGGTGGCTTTTGAACTGGTCTTGTTTCGTAGCACTTATTAGAACCGGGCTTCCGAAATACAGCAACACCTACTTCATTGAGTTTATCTTTACCAACTGTAATAAGTTCCCAGCACATGTCTTTTGCTAGTTGCTTCATTGCTGCCAACAACTCAGAGTAAAATGGACAGTTTGTATATAAACTACCAACATAATTTTTACAAGAAGTATATATGACTAGAGCCTCTTACCCTCCCAAATCTGTTTTTCTTGAGGCCTTTTCCGGTAAATGGGAGTAGCAGACCACACAAAGTAACCACCTGGTCGGAGTAAACGATTTAGCTCCAAGAGAAGCTTACCTCCTACATCAATCAAGCAACACATTAATGCCAGAATGTACAAGCATACAGGGAAGATGACAGAGGATAGCACATGAAGTGTAAAACATGCATACTAAGTATAGTCATCAGAAGTACATGACATACCTTCAATATGCCATGGAACCCTGCAGCGTGCACAATGTACAATGTCAAAGACTTTTCCAGGGAATGGAAGTCTCTGTGTACCCATAACAGCTAAAAAAGCAGGAATTCCCCTTTCAAGAGCAAATTGGACCTGAGCTTCATGTTCGTCTTTTGGGGCAAATGACATGGTCAATACATCTCTATCGAAAAGAAAACCTCCAAAGCTAGCAACCCCGCATCCAACATCCAGTACCACACGCGAACGCTTCCCCCAAGCAATATCAGGGGCAATCTAAAACAGTGGTAAACATGCGCACCAAAACAATTTTCCATCAGATGCAAATTTTCAGAGAGATGAACTCGTTGTTTAGCAGATATATCTAGGGCTTTAGTTTCAAGTAGAGGGGATAAGCATGCATAGGTATCAACAAAAAATGCACACTTAAACTATTCACCAATTTCAAAATTCTAAATGTTATAATTACAGCTTGCACTGATATTCATATCATCATACCAAATTATATAACCTAATGCAATGATCTTTCCTTCTTGTTATGGTAGTTTCTAGCTTCAACACGTCTGTAAGAATAACATCCAAGCCCACAACTGAATGTATACTGAACCCAACAATCCACCATAGATCAATTCAAAAGAGCTAGCAACTTTGGTATACATTTGTTGTTGACTTATCCTTATAAAGGCCCCGAACACTCTTATTGTAAACGCGGACGTTACACTAAGATTCAACATTATTTCCTATTAATGATCCTATGGAAACTCTATATAGTGAGTGGTTAATAAAAAGACCTGCACATTAACATGGTCACATGTGGAATAAGAGAGGTTCAGATGTTGGAGCAAGAACGGTAGAAATATTAACCTTCTGTATGAAGTCAATGTAATGTAGAGCCCCATGCTTAAACTGGGTTCCTCCGCCAGGAAAGGTAAGGTATTCACCACTAAATTTAACCCAATTTTGGTGTCCCTTAATTTCCGCGAGCTTTGTATGGGGTACATTATGGTACCATATCTGCAGGGAAAAGATAAAGAGTAACGATAAAAAATTTGATTAAAAAAATAGAGGATGGTTTCGACATAACATGGAAAAGAAAACCAAGCACCAAACAATAATCAGGTGTCTCTGCGACAAGTAGTTACACCTTCTCCCTGCTTTTAGGCCACCCAACTGAACGCTGGTAACCTTCAGGAAGTGAAACAAGGCACGTTGGCAGGTCGTCTGGACAGTGTCTCTCCCTATGCTCATAATGTTTAGTACTTTTAAGGTTCCTTATTGCTTGCACATTATCAAGGCATGGAATGTAATCTGGCCCAGCCGTGACATTGCAAAGTTTCCAACCAGAGCCAGTTTTTTGAGAAGGTTCTAAAGATTTATGTGCTTCCTTCTTCGACTCTGCTGCCTGGGTTTTCCAAGCCCCGTCCCCAGAGACAGTCTGGTTCAAAAGCTCTAAATGAGCTCCAGAAATTAACAGTTCCTTCTTTTCACGAATTTCCGTAGACTTCTCCTTTTCATCCTTGATTTGTGGTTGACTATGCATTTCTGATTGGTTTTCTCCGTCATCTGATTTTGATGTAGTTTCTTTTGAATCCTCTTTAGATTCCCCTTGTCCACCAGAACTGCTGTTCATGTACACCCAATTTGTTTCATCAATTCCTGGTTTCTTCCCACCATCTTTAGATTCCTTATCCTCTGTCTCAGATACCAtatcttcttttttattttcttcatttCCTGTCTCAGATTTTGATCCATTCTCTGTGTTAGTGTCTTCTTTTCTGCTTTGCTTCACAGGCTTCTTTTCGTAATTCTCTTCTGTGCGCTGCTCAGATGTCGTCCCAGGTTGAGAAGAATTTCTTTCACTACTGGATATAGTTACATTATCCCCTTTGGTTGCATCCTCTGGTAATTTACCAGGATTATCATCAAACTGCTTGGGCTGACTTTCATTATCGGCACTGCTCTCACTGGTACTCTCAAGGTTTGTGTTGCTCTTAGTGCTCTTGCTTTCTGTGTTGCTCTCCGTGCTCTCACTGTCTGGTTTGCTCTCGCTCTCTGAATTGTTCTCGCTGTTCGTGTTGCTCTCACTATTTGTGTTGCTCTCGctatttttgtttctttgagtGCTCTCGCTGTCTGTGTTGCTCTCAGTGTCTGACTTGCTATCATTGCTCGTGTTGCTCTCATCATTTAAGCTGCTCCTGTTGCTCTCGGTGTTTGTCTTGCTATCTCTGCCCATGCTGCTCTCATCATTTGAGCTGCTCTTGTCGCTCTCAGTGTTAGACTTGCTATCACTGCTCGTGATGCTATCATCATTTGAGCTGCTTTTACTGCTTTCGTTGCTCTCACTGTCTGATTTGCTATCACTGCTCGTGCTGCTTTCATCATTTGAGCTGCTATCACTGCTCGTGTTACTTTCAGTATTTGACTTGCTATCACTGCTCGTGTTACTCTCATCATTTGAGGTACTCTGACTGCTCGTGTTGCTCTCACTGTCGGACTTGCTATCACTGCTCATGTTGCTGTCATCATTTGAGCTGCTATTACTGCTCATGTTGCTTTCAGTATTCGACTTGCTATCACTGCTCGTGTTACTCTCATCATTTGAGCTGCTCTGACTGCTCGTGTTGCTCTCACTTTCTGGCTTGCTATCAATGCTCGTGTTGCTCTCATCATTTGAGCTGCTCGTGTTACCCTCACTGTTTGACTTGTTATCACTCGTGTTACTCTCATTATTTAAATTCCCATCGCTATCAGTGTTTCCCTCATTGTTTGAGTTGTTGTCACTACTTGCGTTGCTTTCACTGTTTGAATTACTAATGTCAGTCGCATCATTCTCACTACTCTCATTGCTTTCACTGTTTGAATTGTTCTCGCTACTCTGATTGCTCTCACTGGTTTCCTTTAGCTGTGCTGGAATCTCAGTCTTAAGCTCTTGAGTAGTCTCCTCTATATTTTGAACAGGAACAATTGATGAAGATGTCATCATCCAAACTCCAACCAAGCACAGTCCAATAAACACAACAAAAGTGGCAGTTGAACAATAACTAGGCGGAGATTTCCTGCCATCAACTCTCGAGTATTTCCCTAAAGCCATTTTGCTATATTATTCCTTCAAATTTCTGCACCTCAAGAAAAACACAACGATATGAATCTCGAGATCTTTACAATGGCCATCAAAGTGTATTCCACATTCACTAATTTGTAACACATTTACAGACACACAGATGATAGAACTATCTAGATTTGCGTTCAACTACctctaaaaattaaaaaaaaaattgtttctGTTGTAGTGCAATTGTTTTTGAATAACCAGGTGTTTACGCGCACCTCAACTAATTCTTAACAAATTAGCACATCATCTTACCGTCATAACCCCCTCCTACTTAAGTATATGAGCGTCCACTTAGAATCAAATCTACAAACTTAGGTGGTAAAGTCCTGACCAGAGTTGAATTTGTGAATTATAAACTATGAATATTATACTTTAACGTTCACAATAAATGTCAAGTCTTATTTAGATATTTACTAATTAGTAAATCCTATATATGAATACAATTACTGTATTTCGGAATTTTATAGAGCTTGAGCCCTAAGGTTTGTAGTATGACATTGATCTATGCACCCCATATCCGAAAGGCGAAACAATGTGAGACAATCATTTCTTCATTCAAAAATGAGGGAAAAAATTACCAAATAAATTGCTTGAATGCAGAAATGTAAGGAATTCAATTCAAGAGCATGGTGATGGCATgcaaacaaaataaataaacaaacaAGACGATTTACATGAAATTATCATACGTATAAAATCATAAACAGAGATACTGGTATTGATCTCATTGATGAATGTATGATTCTATGCAGGTTTCATGTAGGTGAATCAGATAGAGAAGAAAGGAGGATACCACGAGAAAGCCGTGAAATGTGTGAAGTGCGTAGCTTTGGCTACTCCACGTGTGATGTTGCAGTCTGGTGCTAAAAACATATAATAATTAATGTTCTCAAAAATGACAGGCGAGTCTAAACTGCCTGCCTTTTGTTGCCTGCGGTTCCAACAAAAACATATTAAAACGAGAACTGTGAGATGATTCATGTAATCAAAATTGGTGATTTTTTAAAAAGTTGAAATATCGAATTTGATAAATTGATGATTTTGTGCAAATCAAAagatttaaattttataaaatcatcaaATTTGATAACGAAAATCAtctgatatggatagaaaatacatcctaaaaaCACAtttaatgtcgcattaattacgCTTGGAATTTCTTTCCAAAACCCAATACAAACCAGGCTGGTCTAGGTTTGTAACAGACTAAAGACGACCCAAGTCGTCAAGACCACTAGCAGAGGTCGTCAAGATTCACGAACATGAGTTGTTCATGGACTAGGCCCAATAGTGTTAAAAGAACAGAGACATGACGTACAACataaactgttagatatatttgataatgtcatgactaatatgttttatgtttagatttcagatcttatttgaactattcaaatcagtacttaactgatcagtacttatactggaagtcagaacttaagggatatcagtacttatgttatcaggagatagatatcagaacttaagtgctgaaggacgatcagataaggacagtagctgattaaagttaagaagatcaagataaacataagaagagatatgcatgaagaaggaattccgtgaagaatggaatacttggaatagaagatatctgattgatatattttaggaagcagaattatattccatatcaattagcgattatcttgtaactgtgtagtatataaacacagacatagggtttacactataagcgttatcattatcgagaatattatttattataaccctaacagctctcgtgatattttgttcatcactgagagataacagtttcagattgtaacagagtttattgtttaaataaagtttgttttctgttacataagttcttgaagtttgatttgattgtaataaacactgtattcaccccctctacagtgaaagtgtgacctaacaagtggtatcagagctatctgttaacacacatacagttaaagatccaaacacaatcatgtctgacacagaaactccaactaagcctaccaaaactgaggaatcatcaaagacatcaactcagagtcgatatgagactatcagagttcccatattgagaccatctgaatatcccatatggaaggtaaggatgaccatgtttctggaagcaacagatccagaataccttgatagaatcaaggaagggcctcacaaacctaccaagctcgctgttgtagttgcaggtgaagcagcaatgaccgtaccaaaggaaaagaatgattacactgctgaagatatagcatctattgctaaggatgcaaaggtacgtcacttattgcatagtgccattgataatgtaatgtcaaacagggtaatcaactgcaagactgctaaggagatatgggatgcactggagacaaggtgtcaaggaactgaaacagttaagaagaacaggaagacaatactcactcaagagtatgaacactttgactctaggactaatgagtcattgactgatgtatatgatagatttgtcaaactcttgaatgacttgtcattagtaaataaggagtatgatcttgaagatacaaacctcaaattcctgttagctcttcctgaatgttggga
This window contains:
- the LOC141671365 gene encoding putative methyltransferase PMT24, whose amino-acid sequence is MALGKYSRVDGRKSPPSYCSTATFVVFIGLCLVGVWMMTSSSIVPVQNIEETTQELKTEIPAQLKETSESNQSSENNSNSESNESSENDATDISNSNSESNASSDNNSNNEGNTDSDGNLNNESNTSDNKSNSEGNTSSSNDESNTSIDSKPESESNTSSQSSSNDESNTSSDSKSNTESNMSSNSSSNDDSNMSSDSKSDSESNTSSQSTSNDESNTSSDSKSNTESNTSSDSSSNDESSTSSDSKSDSESNESSKSSSNDDSITSSDSKSNTESDKSSSNDESSMGRDSKTNTESNRSSLNDESNTSNDSKSDTESNTDSESTQRNKNSESNTNSESNTNSENNSESESKPDSESTESNTESKSTKSNTNLESTSESSADNESQPKQFDDNPGKLPEDATKGDNVTISSSERNSSQPGTTSEQRTEENYEKKPVKQSRKEDTNTENGSKSETGNEENKKEDMVSETEDKESKDGGKKPGIDETNWVYMNSSSGGQGESKEDSKETTSKSDDGENQSEMHSQPQIKDEKEKSTEIREKKELLISGAHLELLNQTVSGDGAWKTQAAESKKEAHKSLEPSQKTGSGWKLCNVTAGPDYIPCLDNVQAIRNLKSTKHYEHRERHCPDDLPTCLVSLPEGYQRSVGWPKSREKIWYHNVPHTKLAEIKGHQNWVKFSGEYLTFPGGGTQFKHGALHYIDFIQKIAPDIAWGKRSRVVLDVGCGVASFGGFLFDRDVLTMSFAPKDEHEAQVQFALERGIPAFLAVMGTQRLPFPGKVFDIVHCARCRVPWHIEGGKLLLELNRLLRPGGYFVWSATPIYRKRPQEKQIWEAMKQLAKDMCWELITVGKDKLNEVGVAVFRKPGSNKCYETRPVQKPPLCKGSDDPNASWNVPLQVCMHKIPENATERGSKWPEQWPARVEKPPYWLLSSQVGVYGKPAPEDFVVDYEHWKRVVSKSYVTGLGIDWSTVRNVMDMRAVYGGFAAALKDLNVWVMNVVSVDAPDTLPIIYERGLFGMYHDWCESFSTYPRTYDLIHADHLFSKIKKKCNFEASVVEVDRILRPEGKLIVRDKVQTISELETMFKSMQWEVQMSYAKDKEGLLCVQKSIWRPKDSITIPYAID